The Amphiura filiformis chromosome 13, Afil_fr2py, whole genome shotgun sequence genome segment tcctcgtacgtatcattcttcctacGCCCCCCTGTGCATAGAATAGCCGCACAGCCTTAATATTTTGTAATCGCTGCAAACGTCTTAGGTCCCTGAGGATGGAGACGAATAAGAGGTTTCTTATCAATACTGTtcacagacatgccaactttgaaacacaaaattatattttcacaCTTACCGTAACCAATTACTGCTGATTCAGCGAGTTGGCGATGGTAGATTTACACTTTTGCAAGAGCGATTGTGAAAATGATAATTAAACATAACATGCTTCACCAGCCGCTTAAATGTAAACCTTTCTGGTCAAACTATCAGACAGTGCTCATGCAGGCTCGCACATCTTAATCAGGAGCAAGAACCATACTTTCCACATAAAATATAGCGAAACCATACTAGTTGGCTGTTGGCATGTCTGCCATTCATGAGTGAGTTGCAATATTCAAGTTGATATAAAATTACGATTAAAAGATACCATTGCGATTACGCAGGCAGCTGCCAGTTAATGGTACAGGTAAATTAGTGTAATCAGCCATTGTTAGATCAATTGATACATGTGATTTACTTAGCTGCATGGGAATCGTAAGTATAGGAAATTGAGTTACGCACGTGAATTTAGTTTCCTCTGGTAACATTAAAATAATAATCTAACCATCATCATCAAGAAAATGATTGTAATAGCGTGGCTAGAGATTTTCTGTAATTACAGGGGAATTATAGCTCGCCATGTCAATTTGTCGAAAATAATgctatgtgaatttgaaaggccGGCCAAATATCAATGTCTACAGTTGCCGAGAAACGGCAAAATTGGTAACTATTTTACAAAGTTACTGAAAGTTACAGCTCGCTGCATAAAATAGACAGCAATCTATGGCAATAAATTGGGCAAATCTGTCACCATGGTAACTAATCTGACGCAACCTTGCATAATATTGCCGTTGCGTTGCGCAACCTTGCATAATATTGCCGTTGCGTTACGCAACTTTAAGTAAAGTTTAATTAATTCTGTATAAATTTAATCATATTTGGgcaactttttgcaactttgagtAAAGTTGGGCATTTTTACCACTTTTAAGCAACTTTAGCCATGAATTCTATTATTCCTCAATCTTAATCTTAATTATTGGACCCCAATTTGACCCGTGATTGCATAAGAATTGATAGCCGTGTATTGAAATTACAATTGAATGCCGAGTAGAAAATCGAATTTGCGAGGCTGAGTTTTCCTGTGATCATAAGTTTACATATTAAATCAGAGTAAATAAACACATGTAGCACTTAATGAATTGTGTGATGACGTGTTTTTGACGTGCTGTTAAAATGGTGAAAGCTCATACTTTCTTATCCATTTCTGTGCATAGGGATTTACCGTGTGAGAAATTAATGGTCGCCGAATTTCGCGCGATTTGCAAAACATAATCGCAAGTTAAATTCAGATTTtcccagaggcggatttaaggaaatgGGCCCAGTCAGCAAAATACCCTGGAGTTGAAATCAGGAGCGTGCCTGAACTTTTTGGAGGAGggcaagcagtggcgtagcgaggaGTTGTGGCGCCCGGGCCTAATGATACAtaattgcaccccccccccctcccaaaaaagaaatcttgaaacaatctgcgcgcgaaaatttgcacaaattggTGCTaccaattttggttataatgatgtGGAATAtcggttttttattatttttttttaatgactatTTGTCCTggaatgtgcgcgaagcgcgtgaaaattttgactttcatcgcttggaggggcacagaatcTATACTGAATTgatttccttaaatccgcctccgGTGATGGCTGTgctcaaagagcttttaaatagaaatagagtcgcaatagattatataatcttttgttcgtttgatgccgattagaagttgcgacaggctattcataaaagtggtaccattgtttcgaataaaggggttccgccattaaattggtcactgatccggcatcatattaacgctctacacaacaggcgagtatcaataagtgaccacactacagtcacgtgtaagggcagtcatgtgtaaagtggtaccattgtactcaatgtatcccaaatgtgtgcttgtgtgggtctgaagactataaggaggctttagctgtcgatgcaatcatctttaccacccacctgacgataggtgtttcatttaaataaattgaatgctcttggtgatcgattacacattagaatgtatgaaggctgccatttccagtccatatatctatattacactataatggtaatcgctatacgtatacatgtaagtataagtataggcctataaaggttgtttttaagaaatttccatttaatgttattttaagaaggagattggtatagaaatagtggcgtacccaaagaggggagggatTGGGGaggacagattcacctctgtgagaagtcttgggagggggggagagggaggagggatatggagaatgagagagggctggaggaagggataataaaggcaagtagataaatagaaatataaggaaaatgatgggaatgagagagggaggggtgaggggacaatgagagcgagggagtgataaaatgtaggcctaggaaaaaataagtacagagaagggaaaagaagttaaaggaatgatgaatacatttaattattaggcctatataataactaaacacataacagcactgggcagccggccattcgacgatgtcaatgcctttattcgttacgtaattaaaacgcccagtcagatgtatttcacacctaccaagcacaactcacccaatttcgcaaactggacgttgaatgtcagcgctctaatcggaaacaatagaacaatagaccctgcagagcgttggctgTGCTGGCTGcgtatgattttttttccaaccgctattgaggttagtgactagtgttgtttgcgcatagaataatggtcaatttggcacattctgtttgagaccccactacattcacaagacgtgtattcAGCCGTGCACAAGTGATTGTTTCATatgaggtgtcattgtaaaggggagtaatgtagctattcattgatatgcaacatgatatgaacatgtcacaaataatctgagatatagatgcttgaaaaaactttccaaacttttattGAGGAGTTTAcatagatcaggtaacttcaaaccaaatgaTTTCTTCTTCACAGcattatataagaaactgaaatgaaaaccgaatctcATTGAAACAAAGATATCAATATCTTGCGAGTCAAgaggttaggcaggataataggaaaccacgtgaccaaaaccaaaactaaaactcaatatttgaaatgaggcattgtcataaattatgagtTTCACAAATGTGGGTTATCAGTGAGTTCAGGGGCGAGTTgccatttgtttctttttttttcaaccaaaattgTGGTACGTCCCATGTTTGGAAGttattaaattgatttttttttagccCAGTAGGCCGGCATCACTAGTTGGTATGTTACATGCAGAAAATATAACCTCTCATCATTGTTTAGTAGAAGAATTTTTTCAAATgctatatttttaaatttaaccaTTGAAGAGTGAGTCTCTGTTTAATTAAAGTTTACTGTTAGTGCTATATCAATTGCTGCGTTTTACAAGTTATCACATACCAAATGAGTTATGTGAAGGCGAGTTGTGATTTTTACATTGAGTTGTTTTGCGAGTTGTCTTCATATTGTCATTGGTGAAATACACACATGTAcccaaatttgtctcaaatattggTGAAATACACACATGTAcccaaatttgtctcaaataattGGTGAAATACACACATGTACCCAAATTTGTCTCactattattattttgtgtgAAATATTCAATTGTAGTCGAGATTTGATACTATTATGTTTCATACGCAGTGTATAGTTATAagcaaatattcaaatattgaCCGTTTAAGCTTTCTGaatattttaagttgttgtttgatattacaaaattacaaatgtcATGATCAGTAGTATATGAGCGAATTGGATTCCTTTTGAGGTGCAATTTATGTAGTATTTATATCAGATTTTTTCATTGTAGGGTTGGCAGAATTGCAATTTTGTACCTCACTCTTGGTTTGATGGATTACACAAGCGATGTGTTTGTTAATCAAACCTTCCATGTGAAGACGCGCGGGACCAATTGACGGCATGTTAACGTGCTTGTATTTGACTGCTCCTAACAAATGATGTATGAGGTTACAGAAGTCCGCATTTCTTATGTAAAAGCAGGATATTCCCGGATTGTTGCTCTCAGTCACGCTCTGATGTACAGTCATATTTAGCTGTGGGGAGGATGGCCAGTATATCATATATAATATTTTCATCCAATTGGTCTACACGTATTTCCTGAGGTGAAACGGTTGCAATCACCAACAACTCTTGTCGAATTTGACTTGCTGTTGCTTGCCAGCTATACTGTTTGGCTTCTTCCATGTTAGTGGCATGCATTACTGCTCGCATTGACGAATCAGCAGACATGGCCTCAAACGCTTCCTGAATTGCTTTAGCGTTACCTGGTGGAACTTTGAAACCATTGACGCCATGCTTGACTATTTCGTTAAGGCCACCAGTAGCTGACACGATTAAGCAGCAACCAGTAGCCATGGCTTCGATAGCGACAATGCCAAATGGCTCATAGAGAGATGGCATGACTAGGATGTCTGAAGCAGCCATGTATAAAGCCAACGCGTCCTGCGTTTTTGAACCAAGAAATTCAACACGTGGATCTGAACTCGTTATATCTAATGCACCGCTCTTATTGCCGATCAACCGAAATATATGAGGCACTGTACTGTTATTTAAAGCATCGAGAGCGAATTGGATTCCTTTTTGAGGTGCAAACCGTCCCGCGTAAAGAACATTGATTACATTATCGTCAAGTCCTAAAACAGATTTGGCCGTCGTTCTGTCCAGTTCTCGAAACCGTGTAGTGTTTATACCAGGTTTTATTATTGTAGGGTTGGCAGAATTGCAATTTTGTAATTCAGTCTCGGTTTGATGGATTATACAAGCGACGCGTTTGTTAATCAGATCTTCAATGTGAAGACGCACGGGGCCGATTGACGGCATGTTAACGTGTTTGTATTTAACTGCTCCTAACGAATGATGTATATGTGCTTGTAGAAGTCCGTATTTCTCATGTAAACGCAGTCCAACGAACCCActtaaccagtagttggtcaaaAGAACATCATACTTTGAACCATCAATCTGCTCACTGAACTCTTCCAGATATTGGAATAGCAAATCTCGATTAATATGCTCTTGCGGACCTGCTACAATGTACTGGCATCGTAGAGTTGAAGACAAATTAACAGTACCGACTTCTTGCGGTGATTCGCTCCTGGTCAGCCAGGTGACATCACAGTTAAGTTCCGACAACGTTTTGCCAACTTCACGGACGTAGACATTCTGACCACCCTTTCCGTCTGAACCAAGCTCATGGTCATGAACCAATGGGTTGCCGTGGACAGAGATCATTGCTACTCGTAGGATCTGCTTGCAAAACTTCATGGTCCGTCATTTGAATGGTCATTTTATGGACAATTTAGATCTGTTCAAAAAGAATTAAAGAGGATAATACTATAATACTATAAAGCaaaatattgcctattgtttgcTAAACTGTTGTTAGTTTGCATCAGTAATATAATTTTATGTCGGACTagatagtgaatattctcagtcatctaGTCATTGAAATCACAAAGGTCTTTGAATTTGATTCTGGTTCTGGAACTTACTTGAttaaactgaatttatacttcatcgctgagtaaggagcgattggtatttgaccgaTAAGGGAAGAATAAGGAAGCGCGCTATTCCAAAAAACGCTCTAGCTCATTGCCTAAAAAACAATCACTATCGCTCggtgatgtagtataaattcagctttttaGTGCAACTAATACTATCCCAGCAAAGACAaacgtttaatgtcgggttatataaagggtatgaacacgttttaatgacctttgtataactcaacaattgaatgttattaaaactgacCCGTTGGGCTTGTCAGGCAATACTTGTTGGACAGTCACTACACCCAAAATGTTTTCACCGGATTAAGGATATCACAATAAGCGAAAGTGAAACATTAACAGCACttttcacatgtattccaccTGACTTTGCACTCAAAGCTcttaaaaagtgtatgaaaagtgACACTACCTTGAGCGAATGGACAAATCTAAATGGAGACGAATGAGATCATGGAGATGTTTTTATCAATACCAtcacagacatgccaactttgaaacaCACAAAATCATAGTTTCACACCTCAAAAACCATATCCCTTTCAGTCACTTACCGTAACCAATTGCTGCTGATTCAGCGAGTTGAAAATCACACTTGGTAACATAACATATGCTCACCACTCACCAGCCGCTTAAATGTAGTTTTCTGGTCAAGCTATCAGACAATGAAGCAGTGCTCAGGTTCGCAACAGGCGCAAGAACCATATTTTGTGAAAGAAATCATACTAGTTCCCTGTTGGCATGTCTGCCATTCATGATTGAGTTACAATAGTCAAGTTGATATAAAATTACGGACAATATTGTGACAGATATTTGCAGGTACGATTGCGATTACGCATGCAGCTGCCAGTTAATGGTACAGGCAAATTAGTGTAATCAGCCATTGTCGTGAAGGATATATCAATTgatatataaactggcctcaaaaagaaacttataaattttcacaaggtcatatcttaaaatcctctccataaaaatgaacaaaaattgcacacaggattacttcaatactctactctaaacacatgtcagtaaccaagcagttgtccaactgacacaacagcaaaatgcactgatatggaacaccttcctggaccaaaattcacagcccaacagatttcttttgatgggttccaattattcgcctgtgaatgtgttCCCGGAAGCTGTTCCTTGCGCACGTTTATACGCACCATGCGCGAAATAGGTGCACATACCTCTCACAAAATAGTCAAGGATGCAGCATCAGAACCAAGACCCAACAAGGATGACAACTACATTTTGTgtgcgacgggcgattggtatttgaccaataaggttgCTCATTTTTCTGAAGGCAAGAAACATGAGAAAAGGAGTCCTAAAGGAGTCTCATTGACTAAAAACCAATCACTATCGCTCAGTGATGTAGTAGTTCTAAATTCAGCTATAGATACGTATTTCCAATTCCATTTAACAGAGTCAAACACCTATTGTTGACGCAGACAATGAAGGTTGTATGAGTGTTCCACCATGCTGATGGTTCTGTAGAATTGACAGCCTCAGTGACAATAAGAGCACATTcctatcagtggcgtagatttctttttgacatggggggtggtggagttggggaaaaaaatcttgaagtatagtcaatccatcaccttttggcgacagaataagtttatagtacaaatgcgcgtgaagcgcgggAAAaactttgctattttgaagctacaCTGATGAAATGTGTAAAAGTATaataaatttgcacttttgggggctTAAATGggcaaatgaggttaatttggtgagagacccattatcaggcgtcaacattgggggggggttgtatggaccatcccccctggcaaaatattgggggatttatccagtggcgtagccagtggggggcaggggggccggtcccccccgctcgtcatggccgtcggttcatgtaaggccgtcggtagacgtaaggtgttggtgaaaaaaattgggttaacaatagactatttttgacccagggtgacagaaaatccttttttttttcttcttctttttttttgtgtttttactcttcactttttcaaaccaggcaaaaaaaaattccgtcggtacatttacaagttgtgccccccggttccaaaatcctggctacgccactggatttaAATGCCAATTTTCGATCGCACGTGCCAACCTCACAATGAAATACGTAACTACTTCGTAAGCTTTTATATTTGCATGGTTATTTTGATtatatattaaatttgtgtaaaagtgtcatttatttgttgtcataaaattttaatCAGTTGGttgaacattttcaattggttgaGACATTTAACGTTTCGtttcattatatttttgtttGATGGATGGAGAGGTACGCCTGACGTGAGGTTATTAACCTCTACAAACATTACTCTACAAACACTACAAACATTCTAATTTACAAGCTGTAATTCATGAAATCTAATTCACAAGTTGTATTTCGTGAACTTCAATTCATTTGTATGCATGTACATGGTTGCAGACATGTCACTTGTTTCTGTTTTTCATTTACCTGAATTCCTTATTTTGTAAAgtccaataatatttctaaattaTTTTTAGCCCAAGTTGTTTACATTCTACCCCAATTTTTCTATTATTTCAGAAAATGACTTAAGTTTTAAGTTTTTCTATGTAGATGTAGCATGTAAATATTtgtaaatgaagagcttatttccaaaccgtgttaagttcacaagattcactttgaagaaaatcaggaattttctttatggcaatgaaaaaaagtttacagtgaagtgaaggtgacatatataggaccataaaaaaatgtaaagttaaaatctagagacttttgattttttttaatgaattaatttgttttaaaaagagcatggacttaacacattttaacACAAAACAcaatatctgtaacacagaactaacctcatttttgtcaaactagtcttaaaactTAAagcatacaaaatgtgattctctctactataaaacagaATCTTGCCACAAAACACTttgcatctcgaaccccctcctcccgcccatttttaccaaaatttgacgtttaatatttcaaaattcaaaacttagtgattgtattgcatttctcagaattgaataaacatcatttcactgacaataagtgatgacctgaaatataTACTTGTTTTATCCCATAATCACATTTTCCCCCTCCCCATATTGACAgtcattttttaaagtttttaatccTTCAAGTTAaaaattataccttgaatttagtagcattttttggaggtatctatcaaatatttcagaaatcccatacaaactaataatattattattttaaaaaaaaacccttttaatgcagaccaaataaaaattcctttaaaaaaggaatggggcgcccaatgtgagctagacgtgatatggtgaattccatggtgattcgATTTGgtataatgatttttttctagggaagagtagaagatgaccAAATAcaagagaaatgcttcatggaatgaagctttcgtgtcaatttgcgattatgtggggtgggagttctgtttgggggcctattgtagtgaggatattgctttggatattgaaaattgttgaatatcgttatgcagggcctagggtatatgatggatagtatagaagacacaaataagtaagcttcccccttagtcatctatacactcattcttgtcacacgacgaatttcgacaaagtcatgtgaACCACgagtcaaaagtcgcctaattgggctaccatatcgcagggttggcaactctggttgcaaatatacacttctgaccttcaagcATGGACCCATGGTTCAACACAAtcatgtcttccgaatttattcctttctctgctgaccagaattgaacttcgttaattaatgtttttcagagatagtcaccacacagatactgagctgtgttctaacataaattttaaaatatatggttctaatatctttggtcacaatcagtcagcagtcaagcacataaaccaattagcgatttcatgattggtcaatggTTGTGTTGGTCAATTATAATTGATTGGTGTTGAtttaaggattaggtgtgcaaaggTCACGGTCCTGTTGCTAcggcaatcactatggaccacaatggcctcattccagtggcatattatcaataacctcaattaaacaatcatagtgcaaaatttgacctcaagttgcagagtatgagttttatactcacattttcaaaggtcattcaatgaatgcacaaatgtattggggttaaagaactgtgccctgatagatgagcatgttgtagattctagtgaatatgatgaatatggcatgttcacactgtaaacaactagttcatgcgcaaacatgttcaaaacatacataattagaatggtcaaatgtcaccgtctatcgggttctaaaaggcggtaaactggtttaagccatacaaaggtcacggtttatttggtgtttttataagtccattaattttgtatttaaacaaagaatatacgcacaccattttatcccgtgcatatcagaaaacaataataaaatgaaatcaaagcatattgtggttttatttctgagctgggcataattttagcaaaacaattgcggagtaaatctagcaagagtgaaattagaagcttttcacaaagtcatgcctgtATGGTGCCCCCCTCCGTACAGGGCGCCCTGAAAAGAACGAAGACGCAAAGCAAGGCAGTGTTATCAATTATGCAGAACttgccttaatgtacgatcttttttaaaaatgtttaaatcctttttcttccaaaatgataatatgcaatcattatgaaagttcccaatacatttggacgcgaaaaacattgggaatttgtaaagaaa includes the following:
- the LOC140167560 gene encoding D-inositol 3-phosphate glycosyltransferase-like; protein product: MKFCKQILRVAMISVHGNPLVHDHELGSDGKGGQNVYVREVGKTLSELNCDVTWLTRSESPQEVGTVNLSSTLRCQYIVAGPQEHINRDLLFQYLEEFSEQIDGSKYDVLLTNYWLSGFVGLRLHEKYGLLQAHIHHSLGAVKYKHVNMPSIGPVRLHIEDLINKRVACIIHQTETELQNCNSANPTIIKPGINTTRFRELDRTTAKSVLGLDDNVINVLYAGRFAPQKGIQFALDALNNSTVPHIFRLIGNKSGALDITSSDPRVEFLGSKTQDALALYMAASDILVMPSLYEPFGIVAIEAMATGCCLIVSATGGLNEIVKHGVNGFKVPPGNAKAIQEAFEAMSADSSMRAVMHATNMEEAKQYSWQATASQIRQELLVIATVSPQEIRVDQLDENIIYDILAILPTAKYDCTSERD